In Populus alba chromosome 9, ASM523922v2, whole genome shotgun sequence, a genomic segment contains:
- the LOC118034726 gene encoding protein S40-4-like: MATSKGCFARQNYRFLSTDLTHHVPLTHNSPFELDESDIYYHTTARSNSPEFRKPALSSRLAKKSTPAAAACRRTDPGDRACGTSSSLPVNIPDWSKILKDEYRRGADVVDGDDDDDDMDGDDCFDGGVRVPPHELLARQMARTRIASFSVHEGIGRTLKGRDLSRVRNAIWEKTGFQD, from the coding sequence ATGGCCACAAGCAAGGGCTGCTTTGCAAGGCAAAACTACCGATTCCTTTCAACCGACTTGACCCACCACGTGCCACTCACTCACAACTCACCCTTCGAACTCGACGAGTCCGACATCTACTACCACACCACAGCCCGCTCTAACTCGCCCGAGTTCCGCAAGCCAGCCCTGAGTTCCCGCCTCGCGAAGAAGTCAACTCCCGCTGCGGCTGCCTGCAGGCGAACGGATCCCGGGGACAGAGCATGCGGGACATCGTCTTCGCTACCGGTTAATATACCAGACTGGTCTAAGATATTGAAGGACGAGTACCGGAGGGGGGCAGACGTTGTTGACggcgacgacgacgacgacgacatGGACGGTGATGATTGTTTCGATGGCGGAGTGAGGGTCCCACCTCACGAGTTGTTGGCGAGGCAGATGGCGAGGACAAGGATTGCGTCCTTCTCGGTTCATGAGGGGATAGGGAGGACTTTGAAAGGGAGGGATCTAAGTAGGGTCAGAAATGCAATTTGGGAAAAAACTGGCTTCCAAGACTGA
- the LOC118034723 gene encoding aquaporin PIP2-2: MAKDIEVAEHGETVRDYQDPPPAPLIDAEELGQWSFYRALIAEFIATLLFLYVTVLTVIGYKSQTDPDKGLDACGGVGILGIAWAFGGMIFVLVYCTAGISGGHINPAVTFGLFLARKVSLIRAVLYMVAQCLGAICGCGLVKAFQKSYYNRYGGGANELQTGYNKGTGLGAEIIGTFVLVYTVFSATDPKRNARDSHVPVLAPLPIGFAVFMVHLATIPITGTGINPARSFGAAVIFNQSKAWDDHWLFWVGPFIGAAIAAFYHQVILRAAAIKALGSFRSNA, from the exons ATGGCGAAGGACATTGAGGTTGCAGAGCATGGAGAGACTGTGAGGGACTACCAGGACCCGCCTCCAGCTCCACTGATTGATGCGGAGGAGCTAGGACAATGGTCCTTTTACAGGGCTCTTATTGCAGAATTCATCGCCACCCTTCTCTTCCTTTACGTCACAGTCTTGACTGTTATTGGATACAAAAGCCAGACAGACCCAGACAAGGGTCTGGATGCTTGCGGTGGTGTTGGCATTCTTGGTATTGCTTGGGCCTTTGGTGGCATGATCTTTGTCCTTGTTTACTGCACTGCTGGTATCTCCG GAGGACACATCAACCCAGCAGTGACCTTTGGTCTGTTTCTGGCGAGGAAGGTGTCGCTCATCCGGGCTGTTTTGTACATGGTGGCTCAGTGCTTGGGTGCAATATGCGGCTGTGGTTTGGTGAAGGCCTTCCAAAAGTCTTATTACAATCGCTATGGAGGCGGAGCCAACGAGCTGCAGACAGGGTACAACAAGGGCACTGGATTGGGTGCTGAAATCATCGGTACTTTTGTTCTTGTCTACACTGTCTTCTCCGCCACTGATCCCAAGAGGAATGCTAGAGACTCCCATGTTCCT GTATTGGCACCTCTCCCCATTGGATTTGCTGTGTTCATGGTTCACCTCGCCACAATCCCAATTACTGGCACTGGCATCAACCCTGCTAGGAGCTTCGGAGCTGCTGTCATCTTTAACCAAAGCAAGGCCTGGGATGACCAT TGGCTCTTCTGGGTTGGACCCTTCATCGGAGCTGCCATTGCTGCTTTCTACCACCAGGTCATTCTTAGAGCAGCGGCCATTAAGGCTCTAGGATCCTTCAGGAGCAATGCTTAA